From a region of the Colius striatus isolate bColStr4 chromosome 22, bColStr4.1.hap1, whole genome shotgun sequence genome:
- the BRPF3 gene encoding bromodomain and PHD finger-containing protein 3 isoform X1: MPELGLRSAAMRKPRRRSQQNWEGRRSPSPYSLKCSPSRETLTYAQAQRIVEVDIDGRLHRISIYDPLKIITEDELTAQDITECNSNKENSEQPLFPSKSKKTPSKGKKKESCSKHAPGTSLHLPQPNFRVVDSFSQPDAPPLPAAYYRYIEKPPEDLDVEVEYDMDEEDLAWLEMVNEKRRDDGYGTVSADTFELLVDRLEKESYLESRNNGAQQSLIDEDAFCCVCMDDECHNSNVILFCDICNLAVHQECYGVPYIPEGQWLCRCCLQSPSRPVDCVLCPNKGGAFKQTSDGRWAHVVCAIWIPEVCFANTVFLEPIEGINNIPPARWKLTCYICKKKGMGAAIQCHKVNCYTAFHVTCAQRAGLFMKIEPMRETSINGTTFTVRKTAYCESHSPPGTVRKGAAAAGGERHEHTVKEEGEEEANSGPPKGSLKKNQVKLKQKIKKEPGDVTNGHSSAPMVTVTQIPSYRLNKICSGLSLQRKNQFMQRLHNYWLLKRQARNGVPLIRRLHSHLQSQRSAEQKEQDEKTSAVKEELKYWQKLRHDLERARLLIELIRKREKLKREQVKVQQAALELQLTPFNVLLRTTLDLLQEKDAAQIFAEPVNLNEVPDYLEFISNPMDFSTMRRKLESHLYRTLDEFEEDFNLIVTNCMRYNAKDTIFHRAAARLRDLGGAILRHARRQAESIGFDTAVGIHLPESPKTQDFYRFSWEDVDNILLPENRAHLSLEAQLKELLEKLDMVSSMRSSGARTRRIRLLRREINSVRQKLSQQQSKTLPNGEPVPGEEGLDKTSREGDEEGEKADDAKSRHPPTLEPTGPAPSLSDLDSLQDPPTLRPISDSKSLNQLQKRVMSDRELFEKKALQRESEAFQRLLSDNGLNGLALPPTEPPASPPLSGVGRRTSVLFRKAKNGVKLQRGLECSLENGEEHGQRGQRSPSRPDGERQGRKRPQSRSCNESDGERSPRQAGQKAGVTNGFTKHTESGSDSECSSGLGAGLGFEACSGLMPPKRSRGKPALSRVPFLEGVNGDSDYSSSGRALLMSFESQAELEPLELVWAKCRGYPSYPALIIDPKMPREGLLHNGVPIPVPPMDVLKLGEQRQTEAGEKLFLVLFFDNKRTWQWLPRDKVYPLGVDDTVDKLKMMEGRKTNIRKSVQVAYDRAMIHMSRVRGDHPFLTASYL; this comes from the exons ATGCCTGAACTA GGTCTCCGGAGCGCAGCCATGAGGAAGCCTCGGAGGAGGTCCCAGCAGAACTGGGAGGGGAGACGTTCCCCCTCTCCCTACAGCCTCAAGTGCTCTCCCAGCCGGGAGACGCTGACGTACGCCCAGGCCCAGCGCATCGTGGAGGTTGATATCGACGGGCGGCTGCACCGCATCAGCATCTACGACCCCTTGAAGATCATCACGGAGGACGAGCTGACTGCCCAGGACATCACAGAGTGCAACAGCAACAAGGAAAACAGTGAGCAGCCCCTTTTCCCTTCCAAATCCAAGAAAACACCTTCCAAAGGCAAGAAGAAGGAATCCTGCTCCAAACACGCGCCAGGGACATCTTTACACTTACCCCAACCCAACTTCCGCGTGGTGGATTCCTTCAGCCAGCCGGAtgctccccctctccccgcCGCCTACTACCGCTACATCGAGAAGCCTCCCGAGGACCTGGATGTGGAGGTGGAGTATGACATGGATGAGGAGGATCTGGCCTGGCTGGAAATGGTCAATGAGAAGAGAAGGGACGACGGTTACGGGACGGTTTCTGCTGACACTTTTGAGCTGCTGGTGGATCGATTGGAAAAGGAATCGTACCTGGAGAGCCGGAACAACGGGGCTCAGCAGTCCCTCATCGATGAGGACGCCTTCTGCTGCGTCTGCATGGACGACGAGTGTCACAACAGCAATGTCATCCTGTTCTGTGACATCTGCAACCTGGCTGTGCACCAGGAGTGTTACGGTGTGCCCTACATCCCCGAGGGCCAGTGGCTCTGCCGCTGCTGCTTGCAGTCCCCTTCTCGCCCTGTGGATTGTGTCCTTTGCCCTAACAAAGGTGGAGCCTTCAAACAGACCAGCGATGGCCGCTGGGCTCACGTGGTCTGTGCCATCTGGATCCCAGAGGTCTGCTTTGCAAACACTGTGTTCCTGGAGCCCATTGAAGGGATAAACAACATCCCCCCGGCTCGGTGGAAGCTCACGTGCTATATCTGCAAGAAGAAAGGCATGGGAGCTGCCATCCAGTGCCACAAGGTAAACTGTTACACTGCCTTCCACGTCACCTGTGCCCAGCGGGCTGGGCTCTTCATGAAGATCGAACCCATGAGGGAGACCAGCATCAACGGCACGACGTTCACCGTGCGCAAGACTGCCTACTGCGAGAGCCATTCCCCGCCCGGCACGgtgaggaaaggggctgcagctgctgggggtgagAGGCACGAGCACACCgtgaaggaggagggagaggaggaagccaATTCTGGCCCTCCCAAAGGATCTCTGAAAAAGAACCAAGTGAAATTGAAGCAAAAGATCAAAAAGGAGCCTGGTGATGTGACCAATGGGCATTCGTCTGCACCCATGGTGACCGTCACACAGATCCCCTCCTACAG GCTGAACAAAATCTGCAGTGGCCTGTCCCTTCAGAGGAAGAACCAGTTCATGCAGAGGCTCCACAACTACTGGCTGCTGAAGCGGCAGGCGAGGAACGGGGTGCCCCTGATCCGGCGCCTGCACTCGCACCTCCAGTCCCAGAGGAGTGCAGAGCAG AAGGAGCAGGATGAGAAGACCAGTGCAGTGAAGGAAGAGCTGaagtattggcagaagctgcggCACGACCTGGAGCGCGCGCGGCTGCTCATCGAGCTCATCCGGAAGCGGGAGAAACTCAAACGGGAGCAG GTGAAGGTTCAGCAGGCTGCTCTGGAGCTCCAGCTCACCCCTTTCAATGTCTTGCTGCGCACAACGCTGGACCTGCTGCAGGAGAAGGATGCAGCTCAGATCTTTGCAGAGCCCGTTAACCTGAATGAG GTTCCAGATTACCTGGAATTCATTTCCAACCCAATGGATTTTTCCACCATGAGGCGGAAGCTGGAGTCCCACCTGTACCGAACGTTGGATGAGTTTGAGGAAGACTTTAACCTTATAGTTACCAACTGCATGAGGTATAATGCTAAAGACACGATTTTCCACCGAGCAGCTGCCCGGCTCCGGGACCTCGGGGGAGCGATTTTGCGTCACGCGCGGCGTCAGGCTGAAAGCATCGGCTTTGACACTGCTGTGGGGATTCACCTGCCTGAGTCACCCAAAACCCAGGACTTTTACCGCTTTTCTTGGGAGGATG TGGATAACATCCTCCTCCCAGAGAACCGGGCCCACCTCTCCTTGGAGGcccagctgaaggagctgctggagaagctggaCATGGTGAGCTCCATGAGGTCCAGCGGCGCCCGGACGCGCCGCATCCGCCTCCTGAGACGGGAGATCAACTCCGTGCGGCAGAAgctgtcccagcagcagagcaagaCCCTGCCCAAcggggagcctgtgccaggggaagagGGGCTGGATAAAACGTCAAGGGAAGGCGATGAGGAAGGGGAGAAAG CAGATGATGCCAAGTCCCGGCACCCTCCAACCCTGGAGCCCACAGGACCCGCCCCCTCCCTGTCAGACCTGGACTCTCTGCAGGACCCTCCAACGCTCAGACCCATCAGTGACAGCAAGTCCTTGAACCAGCTGCAGAAGAGGGTGATGTCAGACAGGGAGCTGTTTGAGAAGAAGGCCCTGCAGCGGGAGAGCGAAGCCTTCCAGCGCCTGCTGAGCGACAACGGCCTCAACGGCCTGGCCCTGCCGCCCACGGAGCCCCCCGCCAGCCCCCCGCTCAGCGGCGTGGGCCGACGGACCTCTGTGCTCTTTAGAAAGGCCAAGAATGGGGTGAAGCTGCAAAGAGGCCTGGAGTGCTCCCTGGAGAACGGGGAGGAGCATGGGCAGAGAGGGCAGCGATCCCCCTCCCGCCCTGACGGGGAGCGACAAGGTCGGAAGCGGCcgcagagcaggagctgcaacGAGAGCGATGGAGAGAGGTCACCCAGGCAGGCAGGACAGAAAG caggaGTGACTAATGGCTTCACAAAGCACACAGAAAGTGGCTCTGACTCCGAGTGCAGCTCTGGCCTGGGTGCTGGCCTGGGGTTTGAAGCCTGCAG TGGGTTGATGCCTCCCAAGCGAAGCCGAGGGAAACCAGCTCTTTCCCGGGTGCCCTTCTTGGAAGGTGTGAATGGAGACTCTGATTACAGCAGCTCAG GCAGAGCTCTCCTGATGTCCTTTGAGAGTCAGGCTGAGCTGGAGCCCTTGGAGCTCGTGTGGGCCAAGTGCCGTGGCTATCCCTCCTACCCTGCCTTG ATCATCGATCCAAAGATGCCACGTGAGGGTTTGCTCCAcaatggagtccccatcccagTGCCACCCATGGATGTGTTGAAACTGGGGGAGCAGAGGCAGACAGAGGCAGGAGAAAAGCTCTTCCTTGTCCTTTTCTTTGACAACAAGAGAACCTG GCAGTGGCTTCCACGTGACAAGGTCTATCCCCTGGGTGTGGATGACACAGTGGACAAGCTGAAGATGATGGAAGGACGAAAAACCAACATCCGCAAGTCGGTGCAGGTGGCGTACGACCGCGCCATGATCCACATGAGCCGGGTCAGGGGGGATCACCCCTTCCTCACGGCCTCCTACCTGTAA
- the BRPF3 gene encoding bromodomain and PHD finger-containing protein 3 isoform X3 — protein sequence MPELGLRSAAMRKPRRRSQQNWEGRRSPSPYSLKCSPSRETLTYAQAQRIVEVDIDGRLHRISIYDPLKIITEDELTAQDITECNSNKENSEQPLFPSKSKKTPSKGKKKESCSKHAPGTSLHLPQPNFRVVDSFSQPDAPPLPAAYYRYIEKPPEDLDVEVEYDMDEEDLAWLEMVNEKRRDDGYGTVSADTFELLVDRLEKESYLESRNNGAQQSLIDEDAFCCVCMDDECHNSNVILFCDICNLAVHQECYGVPYIPEGQWLCRCCLQSPSRPVDCVLCPNKGGAFKQTSDGRWAHVVCAIWIPEVCFANTVFLEPIEGINNIPPARWKLTCYICKKKGMGAAIQCHKVNCYTAFHVTCAQRAGLFMKIEPMRETSINGTTFTVRKTAYCESHSPPGTVRKGAAAAGGERHEHTVKEEGEEEANSGPPKGSLKKNQVKLKQKIKKEPGDVTNGHSSAPMVTVTQIPSYRLNKICSGLSLQRKNQFMQRLHNYWLLKRQARNGVPLIRRLHSHLQSQRSAEQKEQDEKTSAVKEELKYWQKLRHDLERARLLIELIRKREKLKREQVKVQQAALELQLTPFNVLLRTTLDLLQEKDAAQIFAEPVNLNEVPDYLEFISNPMDFSTMRRKLESHLYRTLDEFEEDFNLIVTNCMRYNAKDTIFHRAAARLRDLGGAILRHARRQAESIGFDTAVGIHLPESPKTQDFYRFSWEDVDNILLPENRAHLSLEAQLKELLEKLDMVSSMRSSGARTRRIRLLRREINSVRQKLSQQQSKTLPNGEPVPGEEGLDKTSREGDEEGEKDDAKSRHPPTLEPTGPAPSLSDLDSLQDPPTLRPISDSKSLNQLQKRVMSDRELFEKKALQRESEAFQRLLSDNGLNGLALPPTEPPASPPLSGVGRRTSVLFRKAKNGVKLQRGLECSLENGEEHGQRGQRSPSRPDGERQGRKRPQSRSCNESDGERSPRQAGQKAGVTNGFTKHTESGSDSECSSGLGAGLGFEACSGLMPPKRSRGKPALSRVPFLEGVNGDSDYSSSGRALLMSFESQAELEPLELVWAKCRGYPSYPALIIDPKMPREGLLHNGVPIPVPPMDVLKLGEQRQTEAGEKLFLVLFFDNKRTWQWLPRDKVYPLGVDDTVDKLKMMEGRKTNIRKSVQVAYDRAMIHMSRVRGDHPFLTASYL from the exons ATGCCTGAACTA GGTCTCCGGAGCGCAGCCATGAGGAAGCCTCGGAGGAGGTCCCAGCAGAACTGGGAGGGGAGACGTTCCCCCTCTCCCTACAGCCTCAAGTGCTCTCCCAGCCGGGAGACGCTGACGTACGCCCAGGCCCAGCGCATCGTGGAGGTTGATATCGACGGGCGGCTGCACCGCATCAGCATCTACGACCCCTTGAAGATCATCACGGAGGACGAGCTGACTGCCCAGGACATCACAGAGTGCAACAGCAACAAGGAAAACAGTGAGCAGCCCCTTTTCCCTTCCAAATCCAAGAAAACACCTTCCAAAGGCAAGAAGAAGGAATCCTGCTCCAAACACGCGCCAGGGACATCTTTACACTTACCCCAACCCAACTTCCGCGTGGTGGATTCCTTCAGCCAGCCGGAtgctccccctctccccgcCGCCTACTACCGCTACATCGAGAAGCCTCCCGAGGACCTGGATGTGGAGGTGGAGTATGACATGGATGAGGAGGATCTGGCCTGGCTGGAAATGGTCAATGAGAAGAGAAGGGACGACGGTTACGGGACGGTTTCTGCTGACACTTTTGAGCTGCTGGTGGATCGATTGGAAAAGGAATCGTACCTGGAGAGCCGGAACAACGGGGCTCAGCAGTCCCTCATCGATGAGGACGCCTTCTGCTGCGTCTGCATGGACGACGAGTGTCACAACAGCAATGTCATCCTGTTCTGTGACATCTGCAACCTGGCTGTGCACCAGGAGTGTTACGGTGTGCCCTACATCCCCGAGGGCCAGTGGCTCTGCCGCTGCTGCTTGCAGTCCCCTTCTCGCCCTGTGGATTGTGTCCTTTGCCCTAACAAAGGTGGAGCCTTCAAACAGACCAGCGATGGCCGCTGGGCTCACGTGGTCTGTGCCATCTGGATCCCAGAGGTCTGCTTTGCAAACACTGTGTTCCTGGAGCCCATTGAAGGGATAAACAACATCCCCCCGGCTCGGTGGAAGCTCACGTGCTATATCTGCAAGAAGAAAGGCATGGGAGCTGCCATCCAGTGCCACAAGGTAAACTGTTACACTGCCTTCCACGTCACCTGTGCCCAGCGGGCTGGGCTCTTCATGAAGATCGAACCCATGAGGGAGACCAGCATCAACGGCACGACGTTCACCGTGCGCAAGACTGCCTACTGCGAGAGCCATTCCCCGCCCGGCACGgtgaggaaaggggctgcagctgctgggggtgagAGGCACGAGCACACCgtgaaggaggagggagaggaggaagccaATTCTGGCCCTCCCAAAGGATCTCTGAAAAAGAACCAAGTGAAATTGAAGCAAAAGATCAAAAAGGAGCCTGGTGATGTGACCAATGGGCATTCGTCTGCACCCATGGTGACCGTCACACAGATCCCCTCCTACAG GCTGAACAAAATCTGCAGTGGCCTGTCCCTTCAGAGGAAGAACCAGTTCATGCAGAGGCTCCACAACTACTGGCTGCTGAAGCGGCAGGCGAGGAACGGGGTGCCCCTGATCCGGCGCCTGCACTCGCACCTCCAGTCCCAGAGGAGTGCAGAGCAG AAGGAGCAGGATGAGAAGACCAGTGCAGTGAAGGAAGAGCTGaagtattggcagaagctgcggCACGACCTGGAGCGCGCGCGGCTGCTCATCGAGCTCATCCGGAAGCGGGAGAAACTCAAACGGGAGCAG GTGAAGGTTCAGCAGGCTGCTCTGGAGCTCCAGCTCACCCCTTTCAATGTCTTGCTGCGCACAACGCTGGACCTGCTGCAGGAGAAGGATGCAGCTCAGATCTTTGCAGAGCCCGTTAACCTGAATGAG GTTCCAGATTACCTGGAATTCATTTCCAACCCAATGGATTTTTCCACCATGAGGCGGAAGCTGGAGTCCCACCTGTACCGAACGTTGGATGAGTTTGAGGAAGACTTTAACCTTATAGTTACCAACTGCATGAGGTATAATGCTAAAGACACGATTTTCCACCGAGCAGCTGCCCGGCTCCGGGACCTCGGGGGAGCGATTTTGCGTCACGCGCGGCGTCAGGCTGAAAGCATCGGCTTTGACACTGCTGTGGGGATTCACCTGCCTGAGTCACCCAAAACCCAGGACTTTTACCGCTTTTCTTGGGAGGATG TGGATAACATCCTCCTCCCAGAGAACCGGGCCCACCTCTCCTTGGAGGcccagctgaaggagctgctggagaagctggaCATGGTGAGCTCCATGAGGTCCAGCGGCGCCCGGACGCGCCGCATCCGCCTCCTGAGACGGGAGATCAACTCCGTGCGGCAGAAgctgtcccagcagcagagcaagaCCCTGCCCAAcggggagcctgtgccaggggaagagGGGCTGGATAAAACGTCAAGGGAAGGCGATGAGGAAGGGGAGAAAG ATGATGCCAAGTCCCGGCACCCTCCAACCCTGGAGCCCACAGGACCCGCCCCCTCCCTGTCAGACCTGGACTCTCTGCAGGACCCTCCAACGCTCAGACCCATCAGTGACAGCAAGTCCTTGAACCAGCTGCAGAAGAGGGTGATGTCAGACAGGGAGCTGTTTGAGAAGAAGGCCCTGCAGCGGGAGAGCGAAGCCTTCCAGCGCCTGCTGAGCGACAACGGCCTCAACGGCCTGGCCCTGCCGCCCACGGAGCCCCCCGCCAGCCCCCCGCTCAGCGGCGTGGGCCGACGGACCTCTGTGCTCTTTAGAAAGGCCAAGAATGGGGTGAAGCTGCAAAGAGGCCTGGAGTGCTCCCTGGAGAACGGGGAGGAGCATGGGCAGAGAGGGCAGCGATCCCCCTCCCGCCCTGACGGGGAGCGACAAGGTCGGAAGCGGCcgcagagcaggagctgcaacGAGAGCGATGGAGAGAGGTCACCCAGGCAGGCAGGACAGAAAG caggaGTGACTAATGGCTTCACAAAGCACACAGAAAGTGGCTCTGACTCCGAGTGCAGCTCTGGCCTGGGTGCTGGCCTGGGGTTTGAAGCCTGCAG TGGGTTGATGCCTCCCAAGCGAAGCCGAGGGAAACCAGCTCTTTCCCGGGTGCCCTTCTTGGAAGGTGTGAATGGAGACTCTGATTACAGCAGCTCAG GCAGAGCTCTCCTGATGTCCTTTGAGAGTCAGGCTGAGCTGGAGCCCTTGGAGCTCGTGTGGGCCAAGTGCCGTGGCTATCCCTCCTACCCTGCCTTG ATCATCGATCCAAAGATGCCACGTGAGGGTTTGCTCCAcaatggagtccccatcccagTGCCACCCATGGATGTGTTGAAACTGGGGGAGCAGAGGCAGACAGAGGCAGGAGAAAAGCTCTTCCTTGTCCTTTTCTTTGACAACAAGAGAACCTG GCAGTGGCTTCCACGTGACAAGGTCTATCCCCTGGGTGTGGATGACACAGTGGACAAGCTGAAGATGATGGAAGGACGAAAAACCAACATCCGCAAGTCGGTGCAGGTGGCGTACGACCGCGCCATGATCCACATGAGCCGGGTCAGGGGGGATCACCCCTTCCTCACGGCCTCCTACCTGTAA
- the BRPF3 gene encoding bromodomain and PHD finger-containing protein 3 isoform X4 yields MPELGLRSAAMRKPRRRSQQNWEGRRSPSPYSLKCSPSRETLTYAQAQRIVEVDIDGRLHRISIYDPLKIITEDELTAQDITECNSNKENSEQPLFPSKSKKTPSKGKKKESCSKHAPGTSLHLPQPNFRVVDSFSQPDAPPLPAAYYRYIEKPPEDLDVEVEYDMDEEDLAWLEMVNEKRRDDGYGTVSADTFELLVDRLEKESYLESRNNGAQQSLIDEDAFCCVCMDDECHNSNVILFCDICNLAVHQECYGVPYIPEGQWLCRCCLQSPSRPVDCVLCPNKGGAFKQTSDGRWAHVVCAIWIPEVCFANTVFLEPIEGINNIPPARWKLTCYICKKKGMGAAIQCHKVNCYTAFHVTCAQRAGLFMKIEPMRETSINGTTFTVRKTAYCESHSPPGTVRKGAAAAGGERHEHTVKEEGEEEANSGPPKGSLKKNQVKLKQKIKKEPGDVTNGHSSAPMVTVTQIPSYRLNKICSGLSLQRKNQFMQRLHNYWLLKRQARNGVPLIRRLHSHLQSQRSAEQKEQDEKTSAVKEELKYWQKLRHDLERARLLIELIRKREKLKREQVKVQQAALELQLTPFNVLLRTTLDLLQEKDAAQIFAEPVNLNEVPDYLEFISNPMDFSTMRRKLESHLYRTLDEFEEDFNLIVTNCMRYNAKDTIFHRAAARLRDLGGAILRHARRQAESIGFDTAVGIHLPESPKTQDFYRFSWEDVDNILLPENRAHLSLEAQLKELLEKLDMVSSMRSSGARTRRIRLLRREINSVRQKLSQQQSKTLPNGEPVPGEEGLDKTSREGDEEGEKDDAKSRHPPTLEPTGPAPSLSDLDSLQDPPTLRPISDSKSLNQLQKRVMSDRELFEKKALQRESEAFQRLLSDNGLNGLALPPTEPPASPPLSGVGRRTSVLFRKAKNGVKLQRGLECSLENGEEHGQRGQRSPSRPDGERQGRKRPQSRSCNESDGERSPRQAGQKGVTNGFTKHTESGSDSECSSGLGAGLGFEACSGLMPPKRSRGKPALSRVPFLEGVNGDSDYSSSGRALLMSFESQAELEPLELVWAKCRGYPSYPALIIDPKMPREGLLHNGVPIPVPPMDVLKLGEQRQTEAGEKLFLVLFFDNKRTWQWLPRDKVYPLGVDDTVDKLKMMEGRKTNIRKSVQVAYDRAMIHMSRVRGDHPFLTASYL; encoded by the exons ATGCCTGAACTA GGTCTCCGGAGCGCAGCCATGAGGAAGCCTCGGAGGAGGTCCCAGCAGAACTGGGAGGGGAGACGTTCCCCCTCTCCCTACAGCCTCAAGTGCTCTCCCAGCCGGGAGACGCTGACGTACGCCCAGGCCCAGCGCATCGTGGAGGTTGATATCGACGGGCGGCTGCACCGCATCAGCATCTACGACCCCTTGAAGATCATCACGGAGGACGAGCTGACTGCCCAGGACATCACAGAGTGCAACAGCAACAAGGAAAACAGTGAGCAGCCCCTTTTCCCTTCCAAATCCAAGAAAACACCTTCCAAAGGCAAGAAGAAGGAATCCTGCTCCAAACACGCGCCAGGGACATCTTTACACTTACCCCAACCCAACTTCCGCGTGGTGGATTCCTTCAGCCAGCCGGAtgctccccctctccccgcCGCCTACTACCGCTACATCGAGAAGCCTCCCGAGGACCTGGATGTGGAGGTGGAGTATGACATGGATGAGGAGGATCTGGCCTGGCTGGAAATGGTCAATGAGAAGAGAAGGGACGACGGTTACGGGACGGTTTCTGCTGACACTTTTGAGCTGCTGGTGGATCGATTGGAAAAGGAATCGTACCTGGAGAGCCGGAACAACGGGGCTCAGCAGTCCCTCATCGATGAGGACGCCTTCTGCTGCGTCTGCATGGACGACGAGTGTCACAACAGCAATGTCATCCTGTTCTGTGACATCTGCAACCTGGCTGTGCACCAGGAGTGTTACGGTGTGCCCTACATCCCCGAGGGCCAGTGGCTCTGCCGCTGCTGCTTGCAGTCCCCTTCTCGCCCTGTGGATTGTGTCCTTTGCCCTAACAAAGGTGGAGCCTTCAAACAGACCAGCGATGGCCGCTGGGCTCACGTGGTCTGTGCCATCTGGATCCCAGAGGTCTGCTTTGCAAACACTGTGTTCCTGGAGCCCATTGAAGGGATAAACAACATCCCCCCGGCTCGGTGGAAGCTCACGTGCTATATCTGCAAGAAGAAAGGCATGGGAGCTGCCATCCAGTGCCACAAGGTAAACTGTTACACTGCCTTCCACGTCACCTGTGCCCAGCGGGCTGGGCTCTTCATGAAGATCGAACCCATGAGGGAGACCAGCATCAACGGCACGACGTTCACCGTGCGCAAGACTGCCTACTGCGAGAGCCATTCCCCGCCCGGCACGgtgaggaaaggggctgcagctgctgggggtgagAGGCACGAGCACACCgtgaaggaggagggagaggaggaagccaATTCTGGCCCTCCCAAAGGATCTCTGAAAAAGAACCAAGTGAAATTGAAGCAAAAGATCAAAAAGGAGCCTGGTGATGTGACCAATGGGCATTCGTCTGCACCCATGGTGACCGTCACACAGATCCCCTCCTACAG GCTGAACAAAATCTGCAGTGGCCTGTCCCTTCAGAGGAAGAACCAGTTCATGCAGAGGCTCCACAACTACTGGCTGCTGAAGCGGCAGGCGAGGAACGGGGTGCCCCTGATCCGGCGCCTGCACTCGCACCTCCAGTCCCAGAGGAGTGCAGAGCAG AAGGAGCAGGATGAGAAGACCAGTGCAGTGAAGGAAGAGCTGaagtattggcagaagctgcggCACGACCTGGAGCGCGCGCGGCTGCTCATCGAGCTCATCCGGAAGCGGGAGAAACTCAAACGGGAGCAG GTGAAGGTTCAGCAGGCTGCTCTGGAGCTCCAGCTCACCCCTTTCAATGTCTTGCTGCGCACAACGCTGGACCTGCTGCAGGAGAAGGATGCAGCTCAGATCTTTGCAGAGCCCGTTAACCTGAATGAG GTTCCAGATTACCTGGAATTCATTTCCAACCCAATGGATTTTTCCACCATGAGGCGGAAGCTGGAGTCCCACCTGTACCGAACGTTGGATGAGTTTGAGGAAGACTTTAACCTTATAGTTACCAACTGCATGAGGTATAATGCTAAAGACACGATTTTCCACCGAGCAGCTGCCCGGCTCCGGGACCTCGGGGGAGCGATTTTGCGTCACGCGCGGCGTCAGGCTGAAAGCATCGGCTTTGACACTGCTGTGGGGATTCACCTGCCTGAGTCACCCAAAACCCAGGACTTTTACCGCTTTTCTTGGGAGGATG TGGATAACATCCTCCTCCCAGAGAACCGGGCCCACCTCTCCTTGGAGGcccagctgaaggagctgctggagaagctggaCATGGTGAGCTCCATGAGGTCCAGCGGCGCCCGGACGCGCCGCATCCGCCTCCTGAGACGGGAGATCAACTCCGTGCGGCAGAAgctgtcccagcagcagagcaagaCCCTGCCCAAcggggagcctgtgccaggggaagagGGGCTGGATAAAACGTCAAGGGAAGGCGATGAGGAAGGGGAGAAAG ATGATGCCAAGTCCCGGCACCCTCCAACCCTGGAGCCCACAGGACCCGCCCCCTCCCTGTCAGACCTGGACTCTCTGCAGGACCCTCCAACGCTCAGACCCATCAGTGACAGCAAGTCCTTGAACCAGCTGCAGAAGAGGGTGATGTCAGACAGGGAGCTGTTTGAGAAGAAGGCCCTGCAGCGGGAGAGCGAAGCCTTCCAGCGCCTGCTGAGCGACAACGGCCTCAACGGCCTGGCCCTGCCGCCCACGGAGCCCCCCGCCAGCCCCCCGCTCAGCGGCGTGGGCCGACGGACCTCTGTGCTCTTTAGAAAGGCCAAGAATGGGGTGAAGCTGCAAAGAGGCCTGGAGTGCTCCCTGGAGAACGGGGAGGAGCATGGGCAGAGAGGGCAGCGATCCCCCTCCCGCCCTGACGGGGAGCGACAAGGTCGGAAGCGGCcgcagagcaggagctgcaacGAGAGCGATGGAGAGAGGTCACCCAGGCAGGCAGGACAGAAAG gaGTGACTAATGGCTTCACAAAGCACACAGAAAGTGGCTCTGACTCCGAGTGCAGCTCTGGCCTGGGTGCTGGCCTGGGGTTTGAAGCCTGCAG TGGGTTGATGCCTCCCAAGCGAAGCCGAGGGAAACCAGCTCTTTCCCGGGTGCCCTTCTTGGAAGGTGTGAATGGAGACTCTGATTACAGCAGCTCAG GCAGAGCTCTCCTGATGTCCTTTGAGAGTCAGGCTGAGCTGGAGCCCTTGGAGCTCGTGTGGGCCAAGTGCCGTGGCTATCCCTCCTACCCTGCCTTG ATCATCGATCCAAAGATGCCACGTGAGGGTTTGCTCCAcaatggagtccccatcccagTGCCACCCATGGATGTGTTGAAACTGGGGGAGCAGAGGCAGACAGAGGCAGGAGAAAAGCTCTTCCTTGTCCTTTTCTTTGACAACAAGAGAACCTG GCAGTGGCTTCCACGTGACAAGGTCTATCCCCTGGGTGTGGATGACACAGTGGACAAGCTGAAGATGATGGAAGGACGAAAAACCAACATCCGCAAGTCGGTGCAGGTGGCGTACGACCGCGCCATGATCCACATGAGCCGGGTCAGGGGGGATCACCCCTTCCTCACGGCCTCCTACCTGTAA